The following are from one region of the Paenibacillus sp. JZ16 genome:
- a CDS encoding ArsR/SmtB family transcription factor: protein MSRAAPKHDVYQAIADPTRRKLLGLLSDKEMPVKEITGHFSMTRTAVSKHLRILGEAGLVQDRKVGRETRYRLDAEPLKELKDWLAYFDRFWENKLSMLKYYVEDQEDNPKDDK, encoded by the coding sequence ATGTCGCGAGCCGCTCCGAAGCATGATGTTTATCAAGCTATCGCAGATCCGACACGCCGTAAGCTGCTTGGCTTGTTAAGTGATAAAGAAATGCCGGTTAAAGAAATTACAGGGCACTTCTCCATGACGCGGACCGCCGTTTCCAAGCATCTCCGAATCCTGGGGGAAGCGGGCCTTGTGCAGGACCGCAAGGTTGGACGCGAAACGCGCTATCGGCTGGATGCCGAACCGCTTAAGGAATTAAAGGATTGGCTGGCTTATTTCGACCGCTTCTGGGAGAATAAACTGTCGATGCTGAAATATTATGTGGAGGATCAAGAAGACAATCCAAAGGACGACAAGTAG
- a CDS encoding SRPBCC family protein, with protein sequence MDNASNGKLPDIRHTLVLKAPIEKVWKAVATAEGISAWFMPNNFEPVEGFEFQLNAGPFGNSPCKVTLIDEPNRLSFNWGKDWSVTFELVQQGDHTEFTLIHGGWTADQVTEFGEAHDIVRGRMDNGWAGIVQKLAGYVEA encoded by the coding sequence ATGGACAACGCATCAAACGGCAAGCTGCCGGATATTCGTCATACGCTGGTGCTGAAAGCGCCCATCGAGAAGGTGTGGAAAGCCGTGGCAACGGCTGAAGGAATTTCAGCCTGGTTTATGCCTAACAATTTTGAGCCGGTGGAAGGCTTTGAGTTTCAATTGAATGCAGGCCCTTTCGGCAATTCACCATGCAAGGTCACGCTTATTGACGAGCCCAACCGCTTGTCTTTTAACTGGGGCAAGGATTGGAGTGTTACGTTCGAACTGGTACAGCAGGGAGATCATACGGAATTTACGCTCATTCACGGCGGATGGACAGCGGATCAAGTGACCGAGTTCGGGGAAGCACACGATATCGTGCGGGGGCGTATGGACAACGGCTGGGCAGGCATTGTTCAGAAGCTTGCGGGATACGTTGAGGCCTAA